The following coding sequences lie in one Hippopotamus amphibius kiboko isolate mHipAmp2 chromosome 7, mHipAmp2.hap2, whole genome shotgun sequence genomic window:
- the GPATCH11 gene encoding G patch domain-containing protein 11, with protein sequence MKLNMAEEEDYMSDSFINVQEDIRPGLPMLRQIREARRKEEKQQEANLKNKQKSLKEEEQERRDIGLKNALGCENKGFALLQKMGYKSGQALGKSGDGIVEPIPLNVKTGKSGIGHEALLKRKAEEKLESYRRKIHMKNQAEEKAAEQFRMRLKNKQDEMKLEGDLRRSQRACQQLDTQKNIQVPREAWYWLRLEEEAEEEGEEEKEQDEDEYKSEDLSVLEKLQILTSYLREEHLYCIWCGTAYEGKEDLSSNCPGPTSADHD encoded by the exons ATGAAGTTGAACATGGCAGAAGAAGAGGACTATATGTCTGATTCCTTCATTAATGTCCA AGAAGATATCAGACCAGGCTTGCCAATGCTGAGGCAAATCCGAGAAGCCCGtcgaaaggaagaaaagcaacaggaagctaatttgaaaaataagcagaagagtttaaaagaagaagaacaagagAGACGTGACATTGGATTGAAGAATGCACTAGGCTGTGAAAACAAAGGGTTTGCTTTGCTCCAGAAGATGGGATATAAAAGTGGTCAGGCCCTCGGCAAGAGTG gAGATGGTATTGTTGAACCAATTCCTCTCAATGTCAAAACAG GAAAAAGTGGCATTGGTCATGAGGCATTACTAAAACGGAAAGCAGAggaaaaactggaaagctacagaAGAAAGATTCACATGAAAAACCAAGCTGAAGAAAAAGCTGCAGAACAGTTTCG aATGCGacttaaaaataagcaagatGAAATGAAGCTAGAAGGAGATCTTAGAAGAAGCCAGAGAGCCTGTCAACAATTGGATACTCAGAAG AATATTCAGGTTCCCAGAGAAGCATGGTACTGGTTGAGGCTtgaagaggaagctgaagaagagggagaggaagaaaaagaacaagatgaaGATGAATATAAGAGTGAAGATTTAAGT GTActggaaaaattacaaatattgaCTAGTTATTTAAGAGAAGAACATCTGTATTGTATTTGGTGTGGAACAGCCTATGAAG GTAAAGAAGACCTGTCTTCAAATTGCCCAGGACCAACTTCTGCAGATCATGACTAA